A section of the Apium graveolens cultivar Ventura unplaced genomic scaffold, ASM990537v1 ctg9012, whole genome shotgun sequence genome encodes:
- the LOC141705543 gene encoding putative protein phosphatase 2C 55, which translates to MSGRSSRHHPLYLKVFMISVAPGDVIIAATDGLFDNLFNDEVTSIVADGMREGLNPDVLSQRLAASAQQRAQDKYKQTPFSTAAKEEGFRYYGGKLDDITVLVSYISSSAN; encoded by the exons ATGTCTGGCAGGAGTTCCAGACACCATCCTCTGTACTTAAAG GTATTTATGATTTCTGTGGCACCTGGAGATGTGATTATTGCTGCGACAGATGGCTTATTTGACAATTTATTCAATGATGAGGTAACATCTATTGTTGCTGATGGGATGAGAGAAGGTCTAAATCCTGATGTTTTATCTCAGAGATTAGCTGCTTCGGCACAACAAAGAGCTCAAGACAAATATAAGCAGACTCCCTTCTCTACAGCAGCCAAGGAAGAAGGATTCAGATACTATGGTGGAAAGCTTGACGACATAACAGTTTTAGTCTCTTATATAAGCAGCTCGGCCAACTAA